The bacterium genome includes a window with the following:
- the queG gene encoding tRNA epoxyqueuosine(34) reductase QueG has translation MDLAKLAQDVKHEATAAGFDLCGITTSAPFVREGRALADWVDRGYHGEMDYMARNAPRSGDPKAVVEDARTLVVVGLYYGGHTNGAPSEEEPAPAPAEARGRISRYAQGEDYHAAMEQRLRRLAGYLLSRGARVARYYVDTGPVIDRAAARRAGLGWYGKNTLIITRSGHGSWVFLGEILTDLPMTPDVPDDGDCGRCRLCLDACPTGAIVAPYMVDARRCISYLTIEHRGPIPLELRPAIGDHIFGCDICQVVCPHNTKTLAEGHPEFAARAGTGARPALLPLLNITEEEFRQRFRGSPVKRARRSGLRRNVAVALGNIADPVAVPDLMIALDDGDDALVRGHAAWALGRIGGDDAQRGLQHRLTHERDPWVREEITLALSGFATPAVSP, from the coding sequence ATGGACCTTGCGAAACTTGCGCAGGATGTCAAACACGAGGCGACCGCCGCCGGGTTCGATCTCTGCGGCATCACTACGAGTGCGCCGTTTGTCCGCGAAGGCCGGGCTCTCGCCGATTGGGTGGATCGCGGATACCATGGTGAAATGGATTACATGGCCCGAAACGCCCCGCGGTCGGGCGACCCGAAGGCTGTTGTGGAGGACGCCCGCACGCTCGTTGTGGTCGGTCTGTACTATGGGGGCCATACCAACGGCGCACCGAGCGAGGAAGAACCGGCGCCAGCGCCGGCGGAGGCACGGGGCCGGATCAGCCGGTACGCGCAGGGCGAAGATTACCATGCCGCCATGGAACAACGGCTACGCCGGCTGGCCGGGTATCTGCTGAGCCGAGGCGCCCGGGTCGCCCGCTACTACGTCGACACTGGCCCGGTGATCGACCGAGCCGCGGCCAGACGCGCGGGGCTCGGCTGGTACGGGAAGAACACGCTGATCATCACGCGCAGCGGGCACGGCTCATGGGTGTTCCTGGGGGAGATCCTCACCGACCTGCCGATGACCCCCGACGTCCCTGACGATGGAGACTGCGGCCGATGCCGCCTCTGCTTGGACGCCTGCCCCACAGGGGCGATCGTCGCGCCCTATATGGTGGATGCCCGCCGGTGCATCTCGTACCTGACGATCGAGCACCGGGGCCCGATTCCGCTCGAGCTCCGCCCGGCGATCGGGGATCACATCTTTGGGTGTGACATCTGTCAGGTCGTGTGCCCGCACAACACCAAGACCCTGGCCGAAGGGCACCCCGAGTTTGCGGCGCGCGCCGGCACCGGCGCCCGCCCCGCGCTGCTTCCTCTCTTAAACATCACCGAAGAGGAGTTCCGGCAGCGGTTCCGCGGCTCGCCGGTCAAGCGCGCCAGGCGCAGTGGCCTCCGCCGAAATGTCGCCGTCGCACTGGGCAACATCGCTGATCCGGTGGCGGTGCCGGACCTGATGATCGCGCTCGACGACGGGGATGACGCCTTGGTGCGCGGCCACGCTGCGTGGGCGCTCGGCCGGATCGGCGGCGACGACGCGCAGCGGGGCCTGCAGCACCGGCTGACGCACGAGCGAGATCCGTGGGTGCGGGAAGAGATCACGCTCGCGCTTTCTGGATTTGCCACGCCGGCTGTCTCACCATGA
- a CDS encoding ATP-binding cassette domain-containing protein: protein MESAPASLSVSHVARSFGRRHVLRDVTFTARRGELVGIAGENGAGKTTLLRIMAGLLPPDRGRVDVRGRIGYCPQDPQVHFGLTVDQNLEWFRAAYRLEHHMRAEAMLDRLAVRQHRRTLVGDLSGGTRQKLNLILALMHDPEVLLLDEPYQGFDWETYLRFWDIAEESRGAGRVIVIISHLVFERTRFDTLLRLHDGVLEPEAIR from the coding sequence GTGGAATCTGCTCCCGCCTCGCTCAGCGTGTCCCACGTTGCCCGCTCGTTCGGTCGGCGTCACGTGCTCCGCGACGTGACATTCACCGCTCGCCGTGGCGAGTTGGTGGGAATCGCCGGAGAGAACGGGGCCGGAAAGACGACGCTGCTCCGGATCATGGCCGGGCTGCTGCCGCCGGACCGGGGTCGCGTCGACGTCCGCGGCCGCATCGGGTACTGTCCTCAAGACCCGCAGGTGCACTTCGGGCTCACCGTCGACCAAAATCTCGAATGGTTCCGCGCCGCGTACCGCCTCGAGCATCACATGCGCGCCGAGGCAATGCTGGATCGGCTGGCCGTCCGCCAGCACCGCCGGACGCTCGTCGGCGACTTGAGTGGAGGCACCAGGCAAAAGCTCAACCTGATCCTCGCGCTCATGCACGATCCCGAGGTGCTGCTCCTCGACGAGCCGTACCAAGGGTTCGACTGGGAGACGTATCTCCGGTTTTGGGACATCGCAGAGGAGTCCCGGGGCGCCGGCAGGGTCATCGTCATCATCTCGCACCTGGTCTTCGAGCGCACCCGGTTCGACACGCTGCTGCGCCTCCACGACGGGGTCCTCGAACCGGAGGCGATCCGGTGA
- a CDS encoding nuclear transport factor 2 family protein produces the protein MSYSTSTLLTRNLDDVFGENDPARRRAAIDEIFTEDCVFYEPRGVYRGRDEIDRVAGAIKATHPDFRYQPIAAPEELGNSGRIQWVEGRPGEAPANAGTDFIIARDGRIAAVYLFFDKLP, from the coding sequence ATGTCCTATAGCACCTCGACCTTGCTGACCCGCAATCTTGACGACGTCTTCGGTGAAAACGACCCCGCGCGTCGGCGCGCGGCCATCGACGAGATCTTCACCGAAGATTGCGTGTTCTACGAGCCCAGGGGCGTCTACCGTGGCCGCGACGAGATCGATCGCGTCGCGGGCGCGATCAAGGCTACTCACCCTGACTTTCGATATCAGCCAATTGCCGCGCCCGAGGAATTGGGCAATAGCGGGCGGATCCAATGGGTAGAGGGCCGCCCTGGTGAGGCGCCAGCCAACGCCGGGACAGATTTCATCATTGCCCGGGACGGCCGGATTGCCGCCGTTTATCTCTTTTTCGACAAGCTACCCTGA
- a CDS encoding SDR family oxidoreductase: protein MNGELSGQVIIITGAGRGIGRAVVGELAAAGARLVLVARTRADLVRAAEEIGEDRATVVAGDVTDEATAAAAVARAQEWGGRLDAVVNNAGIGWRGVTHEMPVDAWRRLMDVNLTGVFLFTRAALRVMVAQRRGHIVNIASGAGRLGMAESAAYSASKFGVIGFTESVGLEVRRSGVKVSVVEPGSVQTSFSESTVRRDWALQPDDVARVVRAVLSTGPNVWIREAFVTPLQVPKA from the coding sequence ATGAACGGGGAGCTTTCTGGGCAGGTCATCATCATCACGGGCGCGGGCCGTGGCATCGGGCGCGCGGTGGTCGGAGAGCTGGCGGCCGCGGGCGCGCGGCTCGTGCTGGTCGCGCGGACACGGGCGGACCTCGTACGCGCCGCGGAGGAGATCGGCGAGGACCGGGCGACAGTGGTTGCCGGCGACGTAACCGACGAGGCCACCGCGGCGGCCGCGGTCGCCCGCGCGCAGGAGTGGGGAGGCCGACTGGATGCCGTCGTGAACAACGCCGGGATCGGGTGGCGCGGGGTGACCCATGAGATGCCGGTCGACGCTTGGCGGCGGCTGATGGACGTCAATCTGACCGGAGTTTTTCTTTTTACTAGAGCCGCGCTGCGCGTGATGGTGGCCCAGCGGCGGGGCCACATTGTCAACATTGCCTCGGGGGCGGGACGCCTGGGGATGGCGGAGAGCGCGGCATATTCAGCCTCGAAGTTTGGCGTCATTGGGTTCACCGAGTCGGTCGGGCTCGAGGTCCGGCGGAGCGGCGTGAAGGTGAGCGTGGTCGAGCCCGGGTCGGTCCAGACCTCGTTCTCGGAGAGTACCGTGCGCCGGGACTGGGCGCTTCAGCCTGACGATGTTGCTCGAGTTGTCCGAGCCGTCCTGTCCACCGGGCCGAACGTCTGGATTAGGGAAGCGTTCGTCACGCCGCTGCAGGTCCCCAAGGCGTAA
- a CDS encoding phosphopantothenoylcysteine decarboxylase, with protein sequence MSLSGRRILITSGPTRAPLDAVRFLSNKSTGRLGTLIAEAVVQAGADVTFVYGRVSETPTIRGGQRSHLRLLPIETVHDLIVVFRKELPTGYDAVIHAMAVLDFEPAEIREEKTSSDLSEWVIRLTPTPKAAPLVKTLAPKTLFVGFKLEVGKGKDALIEIARAWADKTGADLVVANDLRDIERGLHIGYLVRPNGAVDGVAQGKEAIARMLVDFLSRTLGGRE encoded by the coding sequence ATGAGCCTGTCTGGACGACGGATCCTCATCACCTCGGGGCCAACCCGGGCACCCCTCGACGCGGTGCGGTTCCTTTCGAACAAGTCCACCGGCAGGCTGGGGACGCTCATCGCCGAGGCGGTTGTGCAGGCCGGCGCCGACGTCACGTTTGTCTACGGTCGGGTCAGCGAAACCCCCACAATCCGGGGCGGCCAGCGGAGCCACCTGCGGCTCCTCCCCATCGAGACGGTACACGATCTCATCGTGGTGTTCAGGAAAGAGCTTCCGACCGGCTATGACGCGGTCATCCACGCGATGGCGGTGCTCGACTTCGAGCCGGCCGAGATCCGGGAAGAGAAGACTTCAAGCGACCTATCAGAGTGGGTGATCCGCCTCACCCCGACACCCAAGGCGGCTCCCCTGGTCAAGACGCTCGCGCCCAAAACCCTATTCGTGGGGTTCAAGCTCGAGGTTGGGAAGGGGAAAGACGCGCTGATCGAGATCGCCCGGGCCTGGGCCGACAAGACCGGCGCGGATCTCGTCGTGGCCAACGATCTCCGGGACATCGAGCGCGGCCTGCATATCGGCTACCTCGTCCGGCCCAATGGCGCGGTCGACGGCGTCGCCCAAGGGAAGGAGGCGATCGCCCGGATGCTGGTCGACTTCCTCAGCCGAACCCTCGGCGGCAGAGAATAA